One genomic segment of Pseudomonas chlororaphis subsp. aurantiaca includes these proteins:
- the modC gene encoding molybdenum ABC transporter ATP-binding protein, translated as MSASIHVRLKRHYKTFDLDLDLELPGRGVTALYGHSGSGKTTCLRCIAGLEQAEQGLVRINDEVWQDSQRQLFVAPHKRSLGYVFQEASLFAHLSVQANLEFGLKRIPRAQRRVDMTQATELLGIGHLLQRHPHNLSGGERQRIGIARALLTSPRLLLMDEPLAALDSKRKSEILPYLERLHDELEIPVLYVSHSQDEVARLADHIVLLENGRALASGPIGETLARLDLPLALGDDAGVVIEGQVTHYDAGYQLLALQLPGSQLRVRVAHAPMAIGKHLRFKVQARDVSLSLQAGEHSSILNRLPVTVSGEIPADNTAHVLVRLDVAGTPLLARITRYSRDQLQLHPGQQLWAQIKAVAVLA; from the coding sequence GTGAGTGCATCGATCCATGTGCGCCTCAAGCGCCATTACAAAACCTTCGACCTCGATCTCGACCTGGAGCTACCGGGCCGTGGCGTCACCGCGCTGTACGGGCATTCCGGCTCCGGCAAGACCACCTGCCTGCGTTGCATCGCCGGCCTGGAGCAGGCCGAACAGGGCCTGGTGCGGATCAACGACGAAGTCTGGCAGGACAGCCAGCGCCAGTTGTTCGTGGCGCCGCACAAGCGCTCCCTGGGTTATGTGTTCCAGGAGGCGAGCCTGTTCGCCCATCTGTCGGTGCAGGCCAACCTGGAGTTCGGCCTCAAGCGCATTCCGCGCGCGCAGCGCCGGGTCGACATGACCCAGGCCACCGAGCTGCTGGGCATCGGCCACCTGCTGCAGCGCCATCCGCACAACCTGTCCGGCGGCGAGCGCCAGCGCATCGGCATTGCCCGCGCGCTGCTCACCAGCCCGCGGCTGCTGCTGATGGACGAGCCGTTGGCAGCCCTCGATAGCAAACGCAAGAGCGAGATCCTGCCGTACCTCGAACGCCTGCACGACGAGCTGGAGATCCCGGTGCTGTACGTCAGCCATTCCCAGGATGAGGTGGCGCGCCTGGCCGACCATATCGTGCTGCTGGAAAACGGCCGCGCCCTGGCCAGCGGGCCGATCGGCGAAACCCTGGCCCGTCTCGACCTGCCCCTGGCCCTGGGCGATGACGCCGGGGTGGTGATCGAAGGCCAGGTCACCCACTACGATGCCGGCTACCAGCTGCTCGCCCTGCAACTGCCCGGCAGCCAGTTGCGGGTGCGGGTCGCCCATGCGCCGATGGCCATCGGCAAGCACCTACGCTTCAAGGTCCAGGCGCGGGACGTCAGCCTCAGCCTGCAAGCCGGCGAACACAGCAGCATCCTCAACCGCCTGCCGGTGACGGTCAGCGGCGAAATCCCCGCCGACAACACCGCCCATGTCCTGGTGCGCCTGGACGTCGCCGGCACCCCGCTGCTGGCGCGGATCACCCGCTATTCCCGCGACCAGTTGCAGCTGCACCCGGGCCAGCAACTCTGGGCGCAGATCAAGGCGGTGGCCGTGCTCGCCTGA
- the modB gene encoding molybdate ABC transporter permease subunit — protein MPLSSTDFSAIWLTLQLASLTTLILLIVGTPIALWLSRTRSRLRGPIGAIVALPLVLPPTVIGFYLLLALGPNGYIGQFTQALGLGTLTFSFSGLVIGSVIYSMPFVVQPLQNAFTAIGPRPLEVAATLRANPWDTFFSVILPLARPGFITAAILGFAHTVGEFGVVLMIGGNIPEKTRVVSVQIYDHVEALEYAQAHWLAAAMLVFSFLVLLALYSSRKTRAGWS, from the coding sequence ATGCCGCTATCGAGTACCGACTTTTCCGCCATCTGGCTGACCCTGCAACTGGCGTCGCTGACGACCCTGATCCTGCTGATCGTCGGTACGCCGATTGCCTTGTGGCTGTCGCGCACTCGCTCGCGGCTGCGGGGGCCGATCGGCGCCATCGTCGCCCTGCCCCTGGTCCTGCCGCCGACGGTGATCGGCTTCTACCTGCTGCTCGCCCTCGGCCCCAACGGCTATATCGGCCAGTTCACCCAGGCCCTCGGCCTGGGCACCCTGACCTTCAGTTTCAGCGGCCTGGTGATCGGTTCGGTGATCTATTCCATGCCCTTTGTCGTGCAGCCGCTGCAGAACGCCTTTACCGCGATCGGCCCCCGTCCGCTGGAAGTGGCGGCGACCCTGCGCGCCAATCCCTGGGACACCTTCTTCAGCGTGATCCTGCCGCTGGCCAGGCCGGGCTTCATTACCGCGGCCATTCTCGGGTTCGCCCACACCGTCGGCGAGTTCGGCGTGGTGCTGATGATCGGCGGCAATATTCCCGAGAAGACCCGGGTGGTCTCGGTGCAGATCTACGACCACGTCGAGGCCCTGGAATACGCCCAGGCCCACTGGCTGGCCGCCGCCATGCTGGTGTTCTCGTTCCTGGTGTTGCTGGCGTTGTACTCCAGCCGCAAAACCCGCGCTGGCTGGAGTTGA
- the modA gene encoding molybdate ABC transporter substrate-binding protein, translated as MNRRLSGFAPTCLAAVLATCAFGSAQADEVQVAVAANFSAPIQAIATDFEKDTGHKLVAAYGATGQFYTQIKNGAPFEVFLAADDSTPEKLESEGATVKGSRFTYAIGTLALWSAKDAYVDSKGQVLKDNQYQHLSIANPKAAPYGLAATQVLAKLGLTEQVKGKIVEGQNITQAYQFVSTGNAELGFVALSQIYKDGKVSSGSAWIVPAEMHDPIKQDAVILNKGKDNPAAKALVDYLKGAKAAAVIQSYGYQL; from the coding sequence ATGAACCGTCGTCTCTCAGGTTTTGCCCCGACCTGCCTTGCCGCTGTGCTCGCCACCTGCGCCTTCGGCTCGGCCCAGGCCGATGAAGTCCAGGTCGCGGTCGCCGCCAACTTCAGCGCGCCGATCCAGGCCATCGCCACCGACTTCGAGAAAGACACCGGGCACAAGCTGGTGGCCGCCTATGGCGCTACCGGGCAGTTCTATACCCAGATCAAGAACGGCGCGCCGTTCGAAGTCTTCCTCGCCGCCGACGACAGCACGCCGGAGAAACTCGAAAGCGAAGGCGCCACCGTCAAGGGCTCGCGCTTCACCTACGCCATCGGCACCCTGGCGTTGTGGTCGGCCAAGGATGCCTACGTCGACAGCAAGGGCCAGGTGCTCAAGGATAACCAGTACCAGCACCTGTCCATCGCCAACCCGAAAGCCGCGCCTTACGGCCTGGCCGCCACCCAGGTATTGGCCAAGCTAGGCCTGACCGAGCAGGTCAAGGGCAAGATCGTCGAAGGCCAGAACATCACCCAGGCCTATCAGTTCGTCTCCACCGGCAACGCCGAACTGGGCTTTGTCGCCTTGTCGCAGATCTACAAAGACGGCAAAGTCAGCAGCGGCTCGGCCTGGATAGTCCCGGCCGAGATGCACGACCCGATCAAACAAGACGCGGTGATCCTCAACAAGGGCAAGGACAACCCGGCGGCCAAGGCCCTGGTTGACTACCTCAAGGGAGCGAAAGCCGCGGCCGTCATCCAGTCCTACGGTTACCAACTCTAA
- a CDS encoding NAD(P)H-dependent flavin oxidoreductase → MSQWPDTRILDLLGIELPIIQAPMAGATTTAMVIATAQAGALGSLPCAMLTPEQIRQEVRSIRQATRAPLNLNFFCHQNPTPDPEREIRWKNALEPYYRELGADFEAPTPVSSRAPFDAVSCELVEELRPEIVSFHFGLPEPALLARVKATGAKILSSASTVDEAVWLEQHGCDAIIAMGYEAGGHRAIFLSEDLNTQVGTMALVPQIVDAVQLPVIAAGGIGDARGIVAAFALGASAVQLGTAYLFTPEAKVSAAHHQALRTAKESETALTNLFTGRPARGIVNRVMREIGPISPLAPAFPLAGGALMPLRAKDEADFANLWAGQALRLGLELPTFELTRTLAEQTLAKLDKG, encoded by the coding sequence ATGAGCCAATGGCCTGACACCCGTATTCTCGACCTGCTGGGCATCGAGCTGCCGATCATCCAGGCGCCCATGGCCGGTGCGACCACTACGGCCATGGTGATCGCCACCGCCCAGGCCGGTGCGCTGGGCTCCCTGCCCTGCGCCATGCTCACCCCCGAGCAGATTCGCCAGGAAGTGCGGAGCATTCGCCAGGCAACCCGCGCGCCGCTGAACCTGAATTTCTTCTGCCACCAGAACCCCACCCCCGACCCGGAACGGGAAATCCGCTGGAAAAACGCCCTGGAACCCTACTACCGCGAACTCGGCGCCGACTTCGAGGCGCCGACCCCGGTCAGCAGCCGCGCGCCCTTCGACGCCGTCAGTTGCGAACTGGTGGAAGAGCTGCGCCCGGAAATCGTCAGCTTCCACTTCGGCCTGCCGGAGCCGGCCCTGCTCGCGCGGGTCAAGGCCACCGGGGCGAAGATCCTGTCGTCGGCCAGCACTGTCGATGAAGCCGTCTGGCTGGAACAGCATGGCTGTGACGCGATCATCGCCATGGGCTACGAGGCCGGCGGCCATCGGGCGATCTTCCTCAGCGAAGACCTCAACACCCAGGTCGGCACCATGGCCCTGGTGCCGCAGATCGTCGATGCGGTGCAGCTGCCGGTGATCGCCGCCGGCGGGATCGGCGACGCCCGCGGCATAGTCGCCGCCTTCGCCCTCGGCGCCTCGGCGGTGCAACTGGGCACCGCCTACCTGTTCACCCCGGAAGCCAAGGTCAGCGCCGCCCACCACCAGGCCCTGCGCACCGCCAAGGAGAGCGAAACAGCCCTGACCAACCTGTTCACCGGCCGCCCGGCGCGAGGCATCGTCAACCGGGTGATGCGCGAGATCGGCCCGATCAGCCCGCTGGCCCCGGCCTTTCCCCTCGCCGGTGGCGCGCTGATGCCACTGCGCGCCAAGGATGAAGCCGACTTCGCCAACCTCTGGGCCGGTCAGGCCCTGCGCCTGGGGCTGGAACTGCCGACCTTCGAGCTGACCCGCACACTGGCCGAGCAAACCCTGGCCAAGCTCGACAAGGGCTAA
- the acuI gene encoding acrylyl-CoA reductase (NADPH), translated as MFKGILIEKDDAGYRAALREIDEEQLPEGNVTVRVAYSTLNFKDGLAITGSSPVVRKFPMVPGIDLAGIVESSSHPDYQAGDQVLLNGWGVGEGHWGGLAQKARLDGDWLIPLPQAFSAAEAMAIGTAGYTAMLSILALERHGLTPGQGDVLVTGANGGVGSFAIALLARLGYRVVASTGRTAEQDYLKRLGASEIIDRASLSAPGKSLAKERWAAVIDSVGSHTLANACASTQANGTVAACGLAQGMDFPASVAPFILRGVTLAGINSVTQPKARRIEAWQRLTHDLDPALLPLISHEIGLSEAIAVASRLLAGELRGRVVVDVNR; from the coding sequence ATGTTCAAGGGTATTTTGATCGAGAAAGACGACGCCGGTTATCGCGCGGCGTTGCGCGAGATTGACGAAGAGCAGTTGCCCGAGGGCAATGTGACGGTGCGGGTGGCCTACAGCACCCTGAACTTCAAGGATGGCCTGGCCATCACCGGCAGCAGTCCGGTGGTGCGCAAGTTCCCCATGGTCCCGGGCATCGATCTGGCAGGTATTGTCGAGTCCAGCAGTCACCCGGACTACCAGGCCGGCGACCAGGTGCTGCTCAACGGCTGGGGCGTGGGCGAAGGGCATTGGGGTGGGCTGGCGCAGAAGGCGCGACTGGACGGCGACTGGCTGATCCCCTTGCCCCAGGCGTTCAGCGCGGCCGAGGCCATGGCCATCGGCACGGCCGGGTATACGGCGATGCTCAGCATCCTGGCGCTGGAGCGTCACGGCCTGACCCCGGGCCAGGGCGATGTGCTGGTCACCGGGGCCAATGGCGGGGTCGGCAGCTTTGCCATAGCCCTGCTGGCCCGGCTCGGTTATCGGGTGGTGGCGTCCACCGGGCGCACTGCCGAGCAGGACTACCTCAAGCGCCTGGGCGCCAGCGAGATCATCGACCGCGCGAGCCTGTCCGCGCCGGGCAAGTCTTTGGCCAAGGAGCGCTGGGCGGCGGTGATCGACTCGGTGGGCAGCCATACCCTGGCCAATGCCTGCGCCAGCACCCAGGCCAACGGCACCGTGGCCGCCTGCGGGCTGGCCCAGGGCATGGACTTCCCTGCCTCGGTGGCGCCCTTCATTCTGCGTGGCGTGACCCTGGCCGGAATCAACAGCGTGACCCAGCCCAAGGCCCGGCGCATCGAGGCCTGGCAGCGCCTGACCCACGATCTGGACCCGGCCCTGCTGCCGTTGATCAGCCATGAGATCGGCCTCAGCGAAGCCATCGCCGTCGCGTCGCGTCTGCTGGCCGGTGAGTTGCGCGGGCGCGTGGTGGTGGATGTGAATCGCTGA
- a CDS encoding GyrI-like domain-containing protein codes for MDVKLREVQPFCVSGLQVRTCNADEQQADSARIGPMWERFFVEGLFDSIGHRQSDSFIYGVYSNYESDASGHFDVTAGVAVGEGNADYPLVQVQGGEYLAFSAKGPMPEVVIQTWGLVWAYFEDNPQLRRRFATDFEVYTGPESVSVYIGIQASDEPSRSSN; via the coding sequence ATGGATGTCAAACTGCGAGAGGTTCAGCCTTTCTGCGTTTCGGGCTTGCAGGTGCGTACCTGCAATGCCGACGAGCAACAAGCGGACAGCGCGCGGATCGGGCCGATGTGGGAGCGGTTTTTTGTCGAGGGCCTGTTCGACAGCATCGGCCACCGGCAGTCGGACTCGTTCATCTACGGCGTGTACTCCAACTACGAGTCCGATGCCTCGGGGCACTTCGATGTCACTGCCGGTGTGGCGGTGGGTGAGGGCAATGCCGACTATCCGCTGGTGCAGGTGCAGGGCGGCGAGTACCTGGCGTTCTCCGCCAAGGGGCCGATGCCGGAGGTGGTGATCCAGACCTGGGGCCTGGTCTGGGCCTACTTCGAGGACAACCCGCAGCTCCGCCGGCGCTTCGCCACGGACTTCGAGGTGTACACCGGGCCGGAATCGGTGTCGGTGTACATCGGCATTCAAGCCTCGGACGAGCCCTCGCGCTCGAGCAACTGA